A stretch of Malus sylvestris chromosome 11, drMalSylv7.2, whole genome shotgun sequence DNA encodes these proteins:
- the LOC126590849 gene encoding uncharacterized protein LOC126590849: protein MFYRGKFSDGGDGREMGSKRQRLGELGSSFYGTSPGSGYMYNPTPYAYVGQPPPFPVVKLRGLPFDCTEVDVAEFFHGLDIIDVLFVHKNSKFTGEAFCVLGYPLQVDFALQKNRHNMGRRYVEVFRSKRQEYYKAIAQEVSDSRGGSPRRNAPRAKSYDEGKDSAEHTGVLRLRGLPFSVGKDDIMDFFKDYVLSENSIHFTMNSEGRPTGEGFVEFASAEDSKAAMAKDRMTLGSRYIELFPSTHDELDEAISRGR, encoded by the coding sequence TAAATTTTCTGATGGTGGTGATGGCCGTGAAATGGGTTCAAAGCGTCAGCGGCTAGGCGAGCTAGGATCTTCATTCTATGGAACCTCCCCAGGCTCAGGTTATATGTACAATCCTACTCCTTATGCATATGTTGGACAGCCTCCGCCTTTCCCTGTCGTTAAGCTTCGTGGTCTACCATTTGATTGCACGGAAGTTGATGTTGCTGAGTTCTTCCATGGTCTTGACATCATTGATGTTCTTTTTGTCCACAAGAATAGCAAGTTCACTGGGGAAGCATTTTGTGTTTTGGGGTATCCTCTCCAGGTTGATTTTGCCCTTCAAAAGAATAGGCACAACATGGGCAGGAGATATGTTGAAGTGTTCAGAAGTAAAAGGCAGGAATATTACAAGGCAATAGCACAAGAAGTTTCTGATTCTCGTGGTGGTTCCCCTCGCAGAAATGCCCCAAGGGCCAAATCTTATGATGAAGGGAAGGACTCAGCGGAGCACACGGGGGTATTGCGGTTGAGGGGATTGCCATTTTCAGTTGGCAAGGATGATATAATGGATTTCTTTAAGGACTATGTGTTGTCTGAGAACTCAATTCATTTTACAATGAATTCGGAAGGGAGGCCCACTGGGGAAGGGTTTGTGGAGTTTGCAAGTGCGGAAGACTCCAAGGCAGCTATGGCCAAGGATAGGATGACGCTTGGAAGTCGATACATAGAGTTGTTCCCCTCCACGCATGATGAGTTGGATGAAGCAATATCAAGAGGACGGTGA